One window of Polyangiaceae bacterium genomic DNA carries:
- the fliQ gene encoding flagellar type III secretion system protein FliQ, whose product MTTDSAIELIQNAMLMTAKAAGPLLLVALVVGLIVGVLQAATQVNEASISFVSKLVAVGVMLIVLGSWTMRSLVDYTQRSISSISNVVR is encoded by the coding sequence ATGACGACTGACAGCGCAATTGAACTGATCCAGAACGCGATGTTGATGACCGCCAAGGCGGCAGGACCACTGCTGCTCGTCGCGTTGGTCGTTGGTCTGATCGTCGGCGTGCTACAAGCGGCGACTCAGGTCAACGAGGCGAGCATCAGCTTCGTGAGCAAGCTGGTTGCCGTGGGCGTGATGCTAATCGTTCTTGGGTCGTGGACGATGCGCTCGCTAGTCGACTACACCCAGCGCAGCATCAGCTCGATTTCCAACGTCGTGCGCTGA
- a CDS encoding flagellar biosynthetic protein FliR gives MDFDAWLRNETATYCLEIARVTGLIMIAPIPWVNAPKRVKAGLAMLLAFVAHGYAGVPDAINTPVGMALGIGSELLIGGAMGLVVLFTIATVEVLGDIVSPSMGFGMAQVLDPTSHTQVSVVTTMFRYFALLIALMVGAHRVMIAALLASFQAIPAGTLVDPGALFPRFLELSNLVLVTGVRFALPVLAVLFMVQLALGFVSRAAPAMQIFSVGFAVTLAVGALVLLTALPDLGVLIVNETGRVGSRIESLLVELSP, from the coding sequence ATGGACTTCGACGCCTGGCTTCGCAACGAGACCGCGACGTACTGTCTCGAGATAGCCAGGGTCACCGGGCTGATCATGATCGCGCCCATCCCGTGGGTGAACGCACCCAAGCGGGTCAAGGCCGGGCTGGCGATGCTCCTCGCGTTCGTCGCCCACGGCTACGCAGGCGTGCCTGACGCAATAAACACGCCGGTCGGCATGGCACTCGGGATTGGAAGTGAGCTCTTGATCGGGGGAGCCATGGGACTGGTGGTGCTGTTCACGATTGCGACCGTAGAGGTGCTGGGCGACATCGTGAGCCCATCGATGGGCTTCGGCATGGCGCAGGTGCTCGACCCCACGAGCCACACCCAGGTGAGCGTGGTCACCACCATGTTTCGCTACTTCGCGCTGCTCATTGCCCTGATGGTCGGCGCGCATCGCGTGATGATCGCGGCGCTCCTCGCAAGCTTTCAAGCGATCCCTGCGGGAACGCTGGTCGACCCCGGGGCGCTGTTTCCGCGATTTCTAGAGCTATCCAACTTGGTGTTGGTCACCGGCGTGCGCTTCGCTTTGCCGGTCTTGGCGGTGCTGTTCATGGTCCAGCTGGCACTCGGATTCGTCTCCCGAGCCGCGCCAGCCATGCAGATCTTCAGCGTCGGCTTCGCCGTGACGCTCGCGGTGGGGGCCCTCGTGCTGCTCACTGCGCTCCCTGACTTGGGGGTGTTGATCGTGAATGAGACCGGTCGTGTCGGCTCTCGGATCGAGAGCTTGCTCGTTGAGCTGAGCCCTTAG
- a CDS encoding EscU/YscU/HrcU family type III secretion system export apparatus switch protein, with translation MSDSDDSEKTEEPTPEKRRKAREDGQFPRAKDSGPTVATFAALGTISFTGTLMGERLVTFAQRSFSEPFELVHGDVAVVGQRLMMTIAAIVMPVLLAAMIGGTAMGFAEAGLNPRFELLEPKWERLDPISKITQMLSPKAALVNIVLQLGRVGALAVVVYTTVVDALPLLIRTSRAALEGAVLQVGDSVMTLAVRGSMALAILAALDYGQNWFKHENQLKMSRQELKEEHHQQEGDPKVRARQRQRAREMAKHGMVQAVKEADVILANPTHVSVAIRYRADEGAPIVAAKGYDDIALYIRELAKEHQVPIITNVPLARGLASKVKVGRHIPPEMYAAVAEVLALVYRMKAQAGRRVRG, from the coding sequence ATGTCGGACAGCGACGACAGCGAGAAAACAGAAGAACCGACACCAGAGAAACGTCGCAAGGCGCGGGAAGACGGACAGTTCCCACGCGCAAAAGACTCTGGGCCAACCGTCGCGACCTTCGCCGCGCTCGGAACCATCTCCTTCACCGGCACGCTGATGGGCGAACGCCTGGTAACCTTCGCCCAGCGCTCCTTCTCCGAGCCCTTCGAGCTAGTGCACGGAGACGTGGCCGTGGTCGGGCAACGCCTGATGATGACCATCGCCGCGATCGTCATGCCCGTGCTACTCGCGGCGATGATCGGAGGCACAGCGATGGGCTTCGCCGAAGCAGGCTTGAACCCACGCTTCGAGCTCTTGGAGCCGAAGTGGGAGCGCCTCGATCCCATCAGCAAGATCACGCAGATGCTCTCGCCCAAGGCGGCGCTAGTCAACATCGTGCTCCAGCTCGGGCGCGTCGGTGCGTTGGCCGTCGTCGTCTACACCACCGTCGTCGACGCTTTGCCGCTCCTGATCCGCACCAGTCGAGCGGCCCTCGAAGGCGCCGTCCTACAGGTCGGTGACTCCGTGATGACCCTCGCGGTCAGAGGCAGCATGGCGCTCGCGATCCTCGCCGCCCTCGACTACGGACAGAACTGGTTCAAGCACGAAAACCAGCTAAAAATGAGCCGGCAGGAGCTAAAAGAAGAGCACCACCAGCAGGAAGGCGACCCCAAAGTGCGCGCACGGCAGAGGCAGCGCGCACGGGAGATGGCCAAACACGGCATGGTCCAGGCAGTAAAAGAAGCCGACGTGATCCTTGCCAACCCGACTCACGTCTCCGTCGCCATCCGCTACCGCGCGGATGAAGGAGCGCCCATCGTCGCCGCCAAAGGCTACGACGACATCGCGCTCTACATCCGCGAGCTAGCCAAAGAGCACCAAGTACCCATCATCACCAACGTGCCCCTCGCGCGAGGTCTTGCGTCAAAAGTCAAAGTCGGGAGGCACATCCCGCCGGAGATGTACGCGGCCGTCGCGGAAGTGTTGGCGTTGGTCTACCGCATGAAGGCGCAGGCGGGGCGGCGGGTTCGGGGGTAG
- a CDS encoding four helix bundle protein produces the protein MSLQVLDLALDGISQLRPVVARIKRHDRPLAKQITDAANSVVLNIGEGAYNDPGTSKARYFTAMGSANEVRVGVRAALCWGHLSEGQASVVVERYDRVVRVLYRLVHR, from the coding sequence ATGAGTCTTCAAGTTCTTGACCTTGCCCTCGATGGGATCTCTCAGCTGCGGCCCGTTGTTGCGCGCATCAAGCGGCACGACCGCCCGCTCGCGAAGCAGATCACGGACGCTGCAAACAGCGTCGTGCTCAACATTGGCGAAGGGGCATACAACGACCCCGGTACCAGCAAGGCACGCTATTTCACTGCCATGGGCAGCGCCAACGAGGTGCGCGTTGGCGTGCGTGCGGCGCTGTGTTGGGGCCACTTGAGCGAGGGGCAGGCGTCGGTCGTCGTCGAGCGCTACGACCGAGTCGTGCGGGTGTTGTATCGCCTCGTGCACCGCTAG